A region from the Simiduia sp. 21SJ11W-1 genome encodes:
- a CDS encoding lipopolysaccharide kinase InaA family protein, which yields MFHCDASLETLLKKHHLHDAARLWDWCAQKINFAPGQGLSDKKTADINFDGDSASYRVYISQNQLERKGWLWQTRPKLRELYQNHLLCEARGIATTEAVCYGEQRLPDTQCWRALMLVRTPTDFKSAHEFVKQWPSLALAERQPVLDTWATHIAAMHNQRLAHHNLHSVNVLMNAQREVRIDHLERLGYQWRTVVASVNDLACFMRGMAAFDTADTEYFLQQYWRHCKLGLTYQGLRQRVLAQAASTATQAQ from the coding sequence ATGTTTCATTGTGATGCCTCGCTTGAAACCCTGCTGAAAAAACACCACCTGCACGATGCCGCCCGGCTGTGGGATTGGTGTGCGCAAAAAATAAATTTCGCCCCGGGCCAGGGCTTGTCTGATAAAAAAACCGCAGACATCAACTTCGATGGTGACAGCGCAAGCTACCGCGTTTACATCAGCCAAAACCAGTTAGAGCGCAAGGGCTGGTTGTGGCAAACCCGGCCTAAGCTGCGCGAGCTTTACCAGAACCATTTGTTGTGTGAAGCCCGCGGCATCGCCACTACAGAGGCCGTGTGTTACGGCGAGCAGCGCCTGCCAGATACCCAGTGTTGGCGCGCGTTGATGCTGGTGCGCACACCCACAGATTTCAAAAGCGCACACGAGTTTGTAAAGCAATGGCCAAGCCTTGCGCTTGCAGAGCGCCAGCCAGTGCTGGATACCTGGGCCACCCACATTGCCGCTATGCACAACCAGCGCTTAGCGCACCACAATTTGCATTCGGTTAATGTGCTGATGAACGCCCAGCGCGAGGTGCGCATAGATCACCTTGAGCGCTTGGGTTATCAATGGCGCACGGTGGTGGCAAGCGTGAATGACCTTGCCTGTTTTATGCGCGGCATGGCCGCCTTCGACACCGCAGATACCGAGTATTTTTTGCAGCAGTACTGGCGCCATTGCAAGTTAGGCTTAACCTACCAGGGTTTGCGTCAGCGGGTATTGGCGCAAGCCGCAAGCACAGCAACCCAGGCCCAATAG